Proteins encoded within one genomic window of Camelina sativa cultivar DH55 chromosome 19, Cs, whole genome shotgun sequence:
- the LOC104764271 gene encoding germin-like protein subfamily 2 member 3, which yields MATSMIHIFVTVMLVAAHTAIAETMMLQDFCVADLSNGVKVNGYPCKDPTKVTPEDFYFVGLANAAATANSTMGSAVTGANVEKVPGLNTLGVSISRIDYAPGGINPPHLHPRASEAIFVLEGRLFVGFLTTTGKLISKHVNKGDVFVFPKALLHFQQNPNNAPASVIAAFDSQLPGTQVVGPSLFGANPPIPDELLTKAFGGLAAPEIQKLKGKFPPKK from the exons atGGCAACTTCCATGATCCATATATTCGTCACCGTCATGCTCGTGGCCGCCCACACGGCCATCGCCGAAACAATGATGCTTCAAGATTTTTGTGTTGCCGATCTCTCCAACG ggGTGAAAGTCAACGGATACCCTTGCAAAGACCCAACAAAAGTAACACCAGAGGACTTCTACTTCGTAGGCTTAGCCAATGCTGCAGCCACAGCCAACAGCACAATGGGCTCAGCTGTTACAGGAGCCAACGTTGAGAAAGTGCCTGGCCTCAACACTCTGGGAGTCTCCATCTCTAGGATCGACTACGCACCAGGCGGAATCAACCCGCCACATCTTCACCCAAGAGCCTCTGAAGCCATCTTCGTCCTCGAAGGCCGTCTCTTCGTCGGTTTCTTAACCACTACCGGGAAACTCATCTCCAAACACGTCAACAAAGGAGACGTTTTCGTTTTCCCTAAAGCTCTCCTACATTTCCAGCAGAACCCTAACAACGCTCCTGCTTCCGTCATCGCTGCTTTCGATAGTCAGCTTCCAGGGACTCAAGTCGTTGGACCGTCTCTGTTTGGTGCTAACCCGCCAATTCCTGATGAGCTGCTCACCAAGGCGTTCGGCGGGCTTGCAGCACCAGAGATTCAGAAGTTAAAGGGAAAATTCCCACccaagaaataa
- the LOC104764270 gene encoding uncharacterized protein LOC104764270, producing MKPRLCHYVTVVDNEQNERNEKKKKEEAKGNHRFFLVPFVSKAKRRVVSKITRRPSSPSSSGFLKNVCFCGNETSNTHTLEWSSSSNPDRPKGENFTLKVLLQTNDFFSKDCNPHLSLTLSIN from the exons ATGAAACCACGCCTCTGTCACT ACGTTACGGTGGTTGACAATGAACAGAACGAGAggaacgagaagaagaagaaagaggaagctAAAGGGAATCATCGATTCTTCTTGGTTCCTTTCGTCTCAAAAGCTAAAAGGCGAGTCGTATCTAAGATCACAAGGAGACCCTCATCGCCTTCTTCTTCTgggtttttgaaaaatgtttgcTTTTGTGGAAACGAAACTTCCAATACCCATACATTGGAGTGGTCATCTTCTTCCAATCCCGACCGCCCTAAAGGTGAGAACTTTACGCTTAAGGTTCTCTTACAGACCAATGATTTCTTCTCCAAGGACTGTAATCCACATCTCTCTTT GACATTGAGCATTAATTGA
- the LOC104764272 gene encoding uncharacterized protein LOC104764272, which produces MFQIVGKYRWKQSYRYKKLTEQHEKLTTPPPPTTTRSSKRLYLGKKNEFRAKGFRLNRSRKLVLKALALPRRIFNIYVRITNQMNKEGLYPNLVFSSHWGFPGQLNSRGGFR; this is translated from the coding sequence ATGTTTCAAATTGTAGGGAAGTACCGGTGGAAACAATCGTATCGGTACAAAAAGCTAACTGAGCAACATGAAAAACTgacaacaccaccaccaccaacaacaacaaggtcaagtAAAAGACTTTACTTGGGGAAGAAGAACGAGTTTCGAGCAAAAGGGTTTAGACTAAACCGATCAAGGAAGCTGGTACTTAAGGCATTAGCTTTGCCGAGAAGGATTTTTAACATCTATGTACGTATCACAAATCAGATGAACAAAGAAGGTTTGTATCCGaatcttgttttctcttctcattGGGGTTTCCCTGGTCAGCTGAATTCAAGAGGTGGGTTCCGTTAG
- the LOC104764273 gene encoding uncharacterized protein LOC104764273 — protein MSRNSSSNGVCWQSNSGYYGYGYGGGGYVEKRQLFLKSYQFSRKQSLTEKIQRSVKRVVKKVVWIRLKSARKLKRVVWSRLKTAFFYRRRRFFRLLHPNKPSSYCFY, from the coding sequence ATGAGCAGAAACAGCAGCAGCAACGGCGTTTGTTGGCAGAGCAACAGCGGTTACTACGGCTATGGttatggaggaggaggatacgTGGAGAAGAGACAACTGTTCCTGAAGAGCTACCAATTCTCTAGGAAACAGAGCTTAACAGAGAAGATTCAAAGATCCGTGAAGAGAGTTGTCAAGAAAGTTGTTTGGATAAGGTTGAAATCTGCTAGGAAGCTGAAACGCGTCGTTTGGTCGCGTCTCAAAACAGCGTTTTTCTACCGCCGTAGACGCTTTTTTCGTCTCCTTCATCCAAACAAACCTTCATCTTACTGCTTCTACTGA